In the Malania oleifera isolate guangnan ecotype guangnan chromosome 1, ASM2987363v1, whole genome shotgun sequence genome, one interval contains:
- the LOC131149831 gene encoding receptor-like protein 33, whose protein sequence is MSLGSSINQLQVLDFSRNSLHGTIPSWLFALLSLQQLDLSDNQLAGPLPSQPSIYFSHLTHLNLFGNSLSGTIPSWVLAQSSLQELDLSHNQLTSPIPEFQSFSLENIDLSYNKLYGPIPKSILKLLNLKNLDFSNNNLSLTQIDDIGLSFPNLTKLYLSSCNISEFPNLKGSKNLELLDLSANKIVGEIPKWTFNMWNNSLTFLNLSHNFLTHVDENLPWKNLQYLNIQNNMIQGSLPIPPSSMNIFLISNNHLTGEIPSLICNASFLQVLNLSNNSLGGMIPPCLGNFSDNLSVLDLRMNQFNGTIPDTFANGSTLETLGLNSNQLEGKVPRSLVNCMELEVLDLGNNRIVDTFPYWLGSLPKLHVLILRSNKFHGPIGSIGSSSKTQFSLSEFRVVDLSSNNFTGHLPLKHFESWKGMMNVDESKYILQYISTISYYQDSMTVTMKGSDVHMEKILTIFTMIDMSNNSFNGKIPKSIGKLKSLRGLNFSHNSLTGDIPTSLGNLTTLEWLDLSSNNLSGEIPKQLASLSTLGVLNLSQNQLFGPIPRSTQFDTFSNSSYSGNLGLWGFPLSKTCRNDNATTPTSFMFQQDDDSHSISESFWEAALIGYGFGIVFGLVARFFMFLIGKHNWFVHMIEGVEKKKVKRLRRSGCK, encoded by the coding sequence ATGTCCCTTGGTTCTAGCATCAACCAACTCCAAGTACTTGACTTCTCTCGTAACTCTCTCCATGGCACAATACCATCTTGGTTGTTTGCTCTGTTATCCTTGCAACAGTTAGATCTGAGTGACAATCAACTTGCTGGTCCTCTTCCTTCTCAACCAAGTATATACTTTTCACATCTCACACACCTCAACTTGTTTGGCAACTCTCTTAGTGGCACAATACCATCTTGGGTGCTTGCTCAGTCATCCTTGCAAGAGTTAGATCTGAGTCATAATCAACTAACTAGTCCCATTCCTGAGTTTCAATCTTTTTCATTGGAGAATATAGATTTATCATACAACAAGCTCTATGGTCCCATCCCAAAGTCAATCCTCAAGCTCCTTAACCTCAAGAATCTTGATTTTTCAAACAACAATTTGTCATTGACTCAAATAGATGACATCGGCCTTTCCTTCCCTAATTTGACTAAACTATATTTGTCCTCTTGCAACATAAGTGAATTTCCAAATCTAAAGGGCTCAAAGAACCTAGAATTGTTGGATCTATCTGCCAACAAAATCGTTGGAGAGATCCCTAAATGGACATTCAATATGTGGAATAATTCCTTGACATTTTTAAATCTTTCTCATAACTTTTTGACACATGTGGATGAAAATCTTCCTTGGAAGAATCTACAGTATCTTAATATTCAGAACAACATGATTCAAGGATCACTCCCAATTCCACCATCctccatgaatatttttttaatctcAAATAATCATCTAACAGGAGAGATTCCTTCTTTGATTTGTAATGCGAGTTTCCTTCAAGTCCTCAATTTATCCAACAACAGCTTAGGTGGCATGATTCCACCATGTTTGGGAAACTTTAGTGATAACCTTTCAGTTTTAGATCTTCGTATGAATCAATTTAATGGTACCATTCCCGACACTTTTGCAAACGGCAGCACCTTGGAAACTCTTGGCCTGAATAGCAATCAACTAGAAGGAAAAGTGCCGCGATCTTTGGTCAATTGTATGGAGTTGGAAGTTCTAGACCTTGGAAACAACAGAATAGTTGACACGTTCCCCTATTGGTTGGGAAGCCTCCCAAAGTTGCATGTCCTCATCTTGCGGTCCAACAAATTTCATGGCCCCATAGGGTCCATAGGGAGCAGTTCAAAGACTCAATTTTCCTTATCCGAGTTTCGTGTCGTTGACTTGTCTTCAAATAATTTTACTGGTCATTTGCCATTAAAGCATTTTGAAAGTTGGAAAGGCATGATGAATGTGGATGAATCTAAATACATATTGCAATATATAAGTACAATTTCTTATTATCAAGATTCCATGACGGTAACGATGAAAGGATCCGATGTTCACATGGagaaaattttgacaatcttcACAATGATTGATATGTCAAATAATAGTTTCAATGGGAAGATTCCAAAGTCAATTGGAAAGCTTAAATCACTTCGAGGACTCAACTTTTCACACAATAGCCTTACGGGTGATATTCCAACGTCATTGGGAAATTTGACAACACTTGAATGGTTGGATTTATCTTCAAACAACCTTAGTGGTGAGATTCCTAAGCAATTGGCAAGTTTGTCAACTTTAGGAGTCTTAAACCTCTCCCAAAACCAACTGTTTGGGCCCATACCTCGAAGCACCCAATTTGATACATTTTCAAACTCTTCATATTCTGGAAACTTGGGATTGTGGGGGTTTCCACTATCGAAAACTTGCAGAAATGATAATGCGACAACACCAACATCTTTTATGTTCCAACAAGATGATGACTCACACTCTATAAGTGAATCCTTTTGGGAAGCGGCATTGATTGGATATGgttttggaattgtgtttggatTGGTTGCTaggttttttatgtttttaattgGAAAACATAATTGGTTCGTTCACATGATTGAGGGGGTTGAAAAGAAGAAGGTGAAAAGATTGAGGAGAAGTGGTTGCAAGTAA